One genomic segment of Panicum virgatum strain AP13 chromosome 2N, P.virgatum_v5, whole genome shotgun sequence includes these proteins:
- the LOC120658829 gene encoding ATP-dependent DNA helicase PIF2-like: protein MPSALRRMFATIIVFCEYTNIRVLWDKHVEALGEDYHRVHANSAYVEQLVLRDIADIVRFMGKDIKSYGLPNIDESDHTTRDHYRELTEERKIEVRDEDLKLIETLNSDQRAGFTEILHHVVNNKGKVFFVDGPGGTGKTYLYRALLAKVRSMDLIAVATATSGIAALIIPGGRTALSRFKIPIKLEENSVCNFTKQSGTATLLREASLIIWDEVAMTRRQSVETLDRSLQDITGRFEPFGGKVIVFGGDFRQVLPVVPRGTRAQIMDATLLRSYIWDNIKIIKLQQNMRAQSDIWLSEFLLRIGNGTEESFANDYVQLPNDILIEYESEESIHILIDRVFPDLESKWTSAVYMREHAILSTRNEHVDSLNALMIDKFPGKEKVYYSHDSVDDDSHNNYPLDFLNSITPNGLPPHELKIKKIARLYFFATLTLIMDCVMVLVWLSKGLTTTQLIVRL from the exons ATGCCTTCTGCTCTTAGAAGGATGTTTGCCACCATTATTGTGTTCTGTGAGTACACCAATATTCGTGTTCTATGGGATAAACATGTGGAAGCTTTGGGTGAGGACTACCATCGTGTGCATGCAAACTCAGCATATGTTGAGCAATTAGTGCTGCGTGACATAGCTGATATTGTACGCTTTATGGGAAAGGATATTAAAAGTTATGGTCTTCCTAACATCGATGAATCAG ATCACACGACCAGGGACCACTATAGAGAGCTTACAGAGGAGAGAAAGATTGAAGTTCGGGATGAGGATCTGAAATTAATAGAAACTCTGAATTCGGACCAACGAGCGGGTTTTACAGAAATACTTCATCATGTTGTtaataataaaggaaaagtcTTCTTCGTGGATGGTCCAGGTGGGACCGGCAAGACGTACCTGTATAGGGCATTATTAGCTAAGGTTCGGTCAATGGACTTGATTGCAGTTGCCACCGCTACGTCTGGTATTGCTGCATTAATTATACCTGGTGGTCGTACAGCTCTCTCCAGGTTCAAAATTCCAATCAAGCTTGAGGAAAATTCTGTTTGCAATTTCACAAAGCAAAGTGGAACAGCTACACTATTGCGTGAGGCATCACTCATCATATGGGATGAAGTTGCCATGACACGGAGACAGTCAGTTGAAACTCTAGATAGATCATTGCAAGATATTACTGGAAGGTTTGAGCCATTTGGAGGCAAAGTCATTGTTTTTGGAGGCGATTTTAGACAAGTCTTACCGGTTGTTCCTAGGGGTACTAGAGCACAGATCATGGATGCCACATTGTTACGGTCGTACATATGGGACAATATAAAAATTATCAAACTACAACAGAACATGAGAGCTCAAAGTGATATCTGGTTATCGGAATTCTTGTTACGCATTGGTAATGGTACTGAAGAAAGTTTCGCCAATGACTACGTGCAACTTCCAAACGACATATTGATTGAGTATGAATCTGAAGAATCAATTCACATACTGATTGATCGTGTCTTCCCTGACCTTGAATCAAAGTGGACTTCAGCAGTGTATATGCGTGAGCATGCAATTCTTTCAACAAGGAATGAACATGTTGACTCTCTCAACGCTTTGATGATTGACAAGTTTCCTGGTAAAGAAAAAGTTTACTATAGTCACGATTCTGTTGATGATGACTCCCATAACAACTATCCCCTTGATTTTCTCAACTCAATAACCCCAAATGGCCTTCCTCCTCATGagcttaaaataaaaaaaattgcccGATTATACTTCTTCGCAACATTGACCCTCATAATGGACTGTGTAATGGTACTCGTTTGGTTGTCAAAGGGTTTGACAACAACGCAATTGATTGTGAGATTGTGA
- the LOC120658826 gene encoding clavaminate synthase-like protein At3g21360, with product MEGTSKDDLFIVDEGKDQRKVHAPPQKESASNEEDYAALMAALNANREWLQAKVSINNALVMEGASRSQPRPSDFFSVGECEGQRTIDGEQVPLVLTPSTAGEDHTSHEALAAALRANREWLEGKVVANSAVLLRGFDVRDAAEFDAVVEAMGWPDIRYVGPAPRTHVHGRVWTANEGPLEQFVYFHHEMVLIKEFPEKIVLFCEVPPPEGGETPFVPSFRVTERALEEFPEMVEELDAKGLRYTLTALSKNDTKSMRGRGWEDAFGTSDKAEAEKRAKALGMDLEWLPDGSVKTILGPRALTRVFPGRRGRRMWFNTVVGMHGKEESSAAAADGSEIPANFVQRVGEIIEEESLQFRWHRGDIVILDNLATLHARRPSLPPRRILVATCK from the exons ATGGAGGGCACTTCAAAAGATGATCTGTTCATCGTCGACGAAGGCAAGGATCAAAGGAAGGTACATGCCCCGCCACAAAAAGAAAGCGCAAGCAACGAAGAAGACTATGCAGCTCTCATGGCTGCCCTGAATGCCAACAGGGAGTGGCTGCAAGCGAAGGTCTCCATCAACAACGCGCTCGTCATGGAGGGCGCCTCCCGGTCCCAGCCGCGGCCCAGCGATTTCTTCAGCGTCGGCGAGTGCGAGGGGCAGAGGACCATCGACGGCGAGCAAGTGCCGCTGGTCCTGACCCCCTCGACGGCTGGCGAAGATCACACGAGCCAcgaggcgctcgccgccgcgctgagGGCCAACCGGGAGTGGCTGGAGGGCAAGGTCGTCGCCAACAGCGCCGTCCTGCTGCGCGGCTTCGACGTCCGCGACGCCGCGGAGTTCGACGCCGTCGTGGAGGCCATGGGGTGGCCGGACATCCGGTACGTCGGCCCGGCGCCGCGCACCCACGTCCACGGCCGCGTCTGGACCGCCAACGAGGGACCCCTCGAGCAGTTCGTCTACTTCCATCACGAGATGGTGCTG ATCAAGGAGTTTCCCGAGAAGATTGTACTGTTCTGCgaggtgccgccgccggagggcgGGGAGACGCCGTTCGTGCCGAGCTTCCGGGTGACGGAGCGGGCGCTGGAGGAGTTCCCGGAGATGGTGGAGGAGCTGGACGCCAAGGGGCTCCGGTACACGCTGACGGCGCTGAGCAAGAACGACACCAAGTCCATGAGGGGGCGAGGATGGGAGGACGCCTTCGGCACCTCGGACAAGGCAGAGGCAGAGAAGAG AGCCAAAGCGCTGGGCATGGACCTTGAGTGGCTCCCCGACGGCAGCGTCAAGACGATCCTGGGACCGCGCGCGCTGACGCGGGTCTTCCCGGGCCGCAGGGGCCGGAGGATGTGGTTCAACACGGTGGTGGGGATGCACGGGAAGGAGGagagctccgccgcggcggcggacggcagcGAGATCCCGGCAAACTTTGTCCAGCGGGTCGGGGAGATCATCGAGGAGGAGAGCCTCCAGTTCCGGTGGCACAGGGGCGACATCGTCATCCTCGACAACCTCGCCACGCTCCACGCGCGGCGCCCGTCGTTGCCGCCCAGGAGGATCCTCGTCGCTACGTGCAAATGA
- the LOC120658828 gene encoding uncharacterized protein LOC120658828: protein MDHRPPLRDVTNQLGGHSGQGLKRSRAQTDAALPDDHSHVLTVLETKRQKAKDRYAKLTVEQKAQRNAKRREAYAMKKNASRSTEMHTLVANSGDTFATPVLAMLPSNNTTSDNGGDFYEKTPEKLKRERDRKSYANMSEDAKKEKISKKNLARNLNNNMPSRNLNYEGNYVVFLVLLLGC from the exons ATGGACCATCGGCCACCCCTACGTGATGTCACCAATCAACTCGGCGGACATAGCGGACAAGGCTTGAAAAGATCAAGAGCGCAGACGGACGCAGCACTGCCTGACGATCATAGTCATG TTCTTACTGTGTTGGAAACGAAACGTCAAAAGGCCAAAGATAGGTATGCAAAGTTAACTGTTGAGCAGAAAGCACAAAGGAACGCAAAGAGAAGGGAGGCCTACGCAATGAAAAAAAATGCGAGCCGTTCGACTGAGATGCATACCCTCGTAGCTAATTCTG GCGACACGTTTGCTACACCGGTTTTGGCCATGCTGCCGTCCAACAACACAACATCAG ATAATGGTGGCGATTTTTACGAGAAGACACCAGAAAAACTGAAAAGGGAGAGGGATAGGAAGAGTTATGCTAACATGTCTGAAGATGCAAAGAAGGAGAAAAtctctaaaaaaaatttggccCGTAATCTTAATAATAATATGCCATCTAGAAACTTGAATTATGAAGGTAATTATGTAGTATTTTTAGTTTTACTTCTGGGCTGTTAA
- the LOC120662593 gene encoding UDP-glycosyltransferase 82A1-like, whose amino-acid sequence MAAKVVAGCRRTIIFVPFPAQGHINPMLRLARTLVDHGDYVSVTVAIPDFIHRRMGQLSIPRVALVSVPSGLQDDGDGEPPGPPSFLHAMEHYMPAQLEGMLMTERDIVSCLVIDLLASWAIPVAARLGLPVVGFWVGMLATYRTVAVIPELVDKGLISESGTIISSDHIDSGHCNIHKNIADLHILPAKLKLRFKDLPWLISSSAVSRKSRLAFCLQIVNRTKDIRSILINSLYCEGGDSDLYDLPQGQEILPVGPLLFDDDGWKKMTAMWRTDQTCIDWLDKQSVGSVIYVSFGSWAAPIGPEKISGFARGLEASGRPFLWALKNHPSWRAGLPDGYMEKVACRGKIVAWAPQDDILKHRAVGCYITHCGWNSVLEALRHGVRMICYPISSDHFINCAYVVHMWEVGIALDSSDQSNVKECIGRVMEGEEGRHLRQMVDKLRKTITVGEAMCVAKRSLSLFMWRIKNNAIG is encoded by the exons ATGGCCGCCAAGGTCGTCGCGGGGTGCCGCCGCACCATCATTTTTGTTCCATTTCCAGCGCAGGGCCACATCAACCCGATGCTGCGCCTGGCGCGCACCCTCGTGGACCATGGGGACTACGTCTCAGTCACCGTAGCCATACCCGACTTCATCCACCGCCGCATGGGGCAGCTCTCCATCCCTAGGGTGGCTCTCGTCTCCGTACCCAGCGGCCTCCaggacgacggcgacggtgaGCCCCCAGGACCCCCAAGCTTCCTGCACGCCATGGAGCACTACATGCCGGCTCAACTGGAGGGCATGCTGATGACAGAGCGCGACATCGTCTCTTGCCTAGTTATCGACCTCTTGGCGTCGTGGGCGATACCCGTGGCCGCGCGCCTCGGCCTGCCGGTGGTCGGCTTCTGGGTAGGGATGTTGGCAACCTACCGCACCGTGGCGGTAATCCCGGAGCTTGTGGACAAGGGCCTCATTTCAGAATCTG GTACCATAATATCATCTGACCACATCGACAGCGGCCATTGCAACATACACAAGAACATTGCAGATCTCCACATATTGCCCGCAAAGTTAAAACTGAGATTCAAAGATCTTCCATGGCTCATCAGCAGTAGCGCAGTATCCCGGAAATCAAGATTAGCCTTCTGCTTACAAATAGTAAACCGTACGAAAGACATCCGCTCCATCCTCATCAACTCCTTGTACTGTGAAGGCGGTGACTCTGACCTGTACGATCTGCCACAGGGTCAGGAAATCCTCCCTGTTGGGCCGTTATTGTTCGACGACGACGGCTGGAAGAAGATGACTGCAATGTGGCGGACTGACCAGACATGCATTGATTGGTTGGACAAGCAGAGTGTTGGGTCAGTGATCTATGTTTCATTTGGAAGCTGGGCTGCACCTATCGGACCTGAGAAGATAAGCGGATTCGCGCGTGGTTTGGAGGCCTCGGGCCGCCCGTTCTTGTGGGCTCTCAAGAACCACCCATCATGGAGAGCAGGCCTCCCTGACGGGTACATGGAGAAGGTCGCCTGCCGTGGCAAGATTGTCGCCTGGGCACCGCAGGATGACATTCTTAAGCACAGGGCGGTGGGGTGCTATATCACGCACTGTGGCTGGAACTCGGTGCTGGAAGCTTTACGCCATGGGGTTCGCATGATATGCTACCCGATCTCCTCGGACCATTTCATCAACTGCGCATACGTAGTTCACATGTGGGAGGTTGGGATTGCGCTGGATAGCAGTGACCAGAGCAATGTGAAAGAATGCATCGGAAGAGTCATGGAAGGCGAAGAGGGAAGGCATTTGCGGCAAATGGTTGACAAACTGAGAAAAACAATCACTGTTGGTGAGGCAATGTGTGTTGCCAAGAGGAGCCTCAGCTTGTTCATGTGGAGAATCAAGAACAATGCAATTGGCTAG